The sequence TCTCCTCCTCGCGTACCTGTTCATCCTGAGAAAGGAGATCGCGGTACTCGCGAGGCCCGGTTTCTTCGTGCGGACCGCGGCCGCTCTCGTCATCTCCGGACTCGCATCCGTTGCCGCCGCCCGGGCGGTTCCCGCGGCAGCTCTCCTCGCGGCGCCTGCCGGCTTCGCGGCAGGAGCCCTGCTGATGGGGGCCGTCCGGAAGGAAGACTACAAGCTCGCCGCGCGGCTCCTCCGCGAGAGACGGACGGCGAGCCTCACGGATGGAGCGGGGCCGACCTAGCCCGGATTGTGCGAGCGATTCGTTCGCGCCTCCTGCGAAAGCGCCTCGCCGTAAGCTTCGAGGATCGATCGGATCGTCTCTTCCCGAGAAAAGCGACGGACGGTCTCGTGAGAGGGGGCGGCCAGGCTTTCGTACAGATCCCGATCATCGACGAGGGAACGGATCGCCTCGACGAGCCCGCGGACGTCGCCCGCCTCGAAGAGAAGGCCGTTTCGGCCGTGATCGACGATCTCGGGAAGCCCCCCCACACGGCTCGCGATCACCGGCCGTCCGCGAGCGAGCGCCTCGACCGCGACGATCCCGAACCCCTCGCGCAGAGACGGAACGACCAACACGTCGGTCTCCTTCAGGAACTCGGCGACGTCCTCCTGGAAGCCGATCGCCCGGATCCGCCCGGAGGAAGCCGCAGCATCGATGCGCGCCCGGATTCCCCTCTCGAAGGCGGAGCCCTCGCCGGCCGACCAGTTGCCGCAAAGAAGGAACTCGGCATCGCCTCCCGCCTTCAAGAACTCGATCGCGGCGTCGACGAAGACCCGAAACCCCTTCTCGACGGAGAGACGGCCGATCGCGGCGAAGACCATTCGCCCGGACGCGGGTCGCCGCGGAAGAGGAGTGAAGCGGCCGAGATCGATCCCGTCCGGTATAATCCTGACATTCGATTCGGAGCCCTTCCGGAGGTGCTTCGCCGAGACGGCGGACGAGATCGCGACGACGACGACGGCTCTTCGTCCGATCCACCGAACCAAGCCGCGGCGCTCCTCGAGCGTGCGATCGTGGAAGACGAACGGTCTCCTACGCGAGCGCGGCAGGAGAGCGCACACGAGCGCGGCACGCTCGCTATTCGCATGCAGGAGATCCGGGCTCCATCGGGCGACCGCCCGCATCAGATCCCGGACGCCGACAGGGATCCCCAGGAACTCGGATACCCCGCGGGTGCGGTTCATCCGTTCGTTCGACCGCAACCCCCACGGTTTCCACTTGTGCCCCGCCTGGGTGAGGCGGCCGGCGATCCTCCCGCGCCCCGTGGCCAACACGAACGTCTCGTGTCCCTGCGAGCGCGCCCCGTCGAGGAGGGAGAGGAGCGCCTCCTGTCCGCCGCCGTGCGTCACGGACGTGTCCAGGTAGAGGATCTTCATCCGGTCGCCCCCCCCGAACGGTCGACCACCGATTGGAGCCAGGTCTCGAGTCTCGCGGACGCCACGGGGAGCGCGAACCGACGATGGACTCGCTCCCAAGCGCGGAGGCCCATGCGGCGGCGCAACGACTCATCGCCAAGGAGGCGTACGACCGCGCGCGCGATCGCTGCCGGATCCTCCGGATCGACCAGGAGCCCGGTCCTCCCGTGCAATACGGCGTCGCTCACCCCGCCTACGCGCCCCGCGACGACCGGCTTCCCGAAGAGAGCCGCCTCCAGGAAGACGAGACCGAAT is a genomic window of Candidatus Eisenbacteria bacterium containing:
- a CDS encoding glycosyltransferase family 4 protein, with amino-acid sequence MKILYLDTSVTHGGGQEALLSLLDGARSQGHETFVLATGRGRIAGRLTQAGHKWKPWGLRSNERMNRTRGVSEFLGIPVGVRDLMRAVARWSPDLLHANSERAALVCALLPRSRRRPFVFHDRTLEERRGLVRWIGRRAVVVVAISSAVSAKHLRKGSESNVRIIPDGIDLGRFTPLPRRPASGRMVFAAIGRLSVEKGFRVFVDAAIEFLKAGGDAEFLLCGNWSAGEGSAFERGIRARIDAAASSGRIRAIGFQEDVAEFLKETDVLVVPSLREGFGIVAVEALARGRPVIASRVGGLPEIVDHGRNGLLFEAGDVRGLVEAIRSLVDDRDLYESLAAPSHETVRRFSREETIRSILEAYGEALSQEARTNRSHNPG